From Streptomyces fungicidicus, one genomic window encodes:
- a CDS encoding ketoacyl-ACP synthase III codes for MAKIKPSKGAPYARILGVGGYRPTRVVPNEVILETIDSSDEWIRSRSGIETRHWASPEETVAAMSVEASGKAIADAGIDASQIGAVVVSTVSHFSQTPAIATEIADRLGTDKAAAFDISAGCAGFGYGLTLAKGMVVEGSAEYVLVIGVERLSDLTDLEDRATAFLFGDGAGAVVVGPSKEPAIGPTVWGSEGDKSETIKQTVPWSDYRDGTVEKFPAITQEGQAVFRWAVFEMAKVAQQALDAAGITADELDVFIPHQANVRIIDSMVKTLKLPEHVMVARDIRTTGNTSAASIPLAMERLLATGEAKSGDTALVIGFGAGLVYAATVVTLP; via the coding sequence ATGGCGAAGATCAAGCCCAGCAAGGGCGCCCCGTACGCGCGCATCCTCGGCGTGGGCGGCTACCGGCCCACCCGGGTCGTGCCGAACGAGGTGATCCTCGAGACGATCGACTCGTCCGACGAGTGGATCCGCTCCCGCTCCGGGATCGAGACCCGGCACTGGGCGTCCCCCGAGGAGACCGTCGCGGCGATGTCCGTCGAGGCGTCCGGCAAGGCGATCGCGGACGCCGGGATCGACGCCTCGCAGATCGGCGCCGTCGTCGTCTCGACCGTCTCGCACTTCAGCCAGACCCCGGCCATCGCCACCGAGATCGCCGACAGGCTGGGCACGGACAAGGCCGCCGCCTTCGACATCTCCGCGGGCTGCGCCGGCTTCGGCTACGGCCTCACCCTCGCCAAGGGCATGGTGGTGGAGGGCTCGGCCGAGTACGTGCTCGTCATCGGCGTGGAGCGGCTGAGCGACCTGACCGACCTGGAGGACCGCGCGACGGCCTTCCTGTTCGGCGACGGCGCGGGCGCGGTGGTCGTCGGCCCGTCCAAGGAGCCGGCGATCGGCCCGACGGTGTGGGGCTCGGAGGGCGACAAGTCCGAGACCATCAAGCAGACGGTGCCGTGGTCGGACTACCGCGACGGGACCGTCGAGAAGTTCCCGGCGATCACGCAGGAGGGCCAGGCGGTCTTCCGCTGGGCCGTGTTCGAGATGGCGAAGGTCGCCCAGCAGGCGCTGGACGCGGCCGGGATCACCGCGGACGAACTGGACGTCTTCATCCCGCACCAGGCCAACGTGCGGATCATCGACTCGATGGTGAAGACGCTGAAACTGCCGGAGCACGTCATGGTCGCCCGTGACATCCGCACCACCGGCAACACCTCGGCCGCCTCGATTCCGCTCGCGATGGAGCGGCTCCTGGCGACCGGCGAGGCGAAGAGCGGCGACACCGCCCTCGTCATCGGCTTCGGGGCGGGTCTCGTCTACGCCGCGACTGTCGTTACCCTCCCCTAG
- a CDS encoding DUF397 domain-containing protein — translation METGSNLRNARWRKSSYSGSNGGDCVEVAATRPTGAVPVRDSKKPSGPVLTVGAGAWQAFVDGLR, via the coding sequence ATGGAGACCGGCTCCAACCTGAGGAACGCACGGTGGCGTAAGTCCAGCTACAGCGGAAGCAACGGCGGTGACTGCGTCGAGGTCGCAGCCACCCGCCCCACCGGGGCCGTCCCCGTCCGCGACAGCAAAAAGCCCTCCGGCCCCGTCCTCACCGTCGGCGCCGGCGCCTGGCAGGCGTTCGTCGACGGCCTGCGGTAA
- a CDS encoding acyl carrier protein: protein MAATQEEIVAGLAEIVNEIAGIPVEDVQLDKSFTDDLDVDSLSMVEVVVAAEERFDVKIPDDDVKNLKTVGDATDYILKHQA from the coding sequence ATGGCCGCCACTCAGGAAGAGATCGTCGCCGGTCTCGCGGAGATCGTGAACGAGATCGCCGGCATCCCGGTTGAGGACGTCCAGCTGGACAAGTCCTTCACCGACGACCTGGACGTCGACTCGCTGTCCATGGTCGAGGTCGTCGTCGCCGCCGAAGAGCGTTTCGACGTCAAGATCCCGGACGACGACGTCAAGAACCTCAAGACCGTCGGCGACGCGACCGACTACATCCTCAAGCACCAGGCCTGA
- a CDS encoding SGNH/GDSL hydrolase family protein, with translation MQQATRGRSRRSRAALAVVTAAVLGVAGCDAVGGGSPAPSGTAAERSRPSPTPVWDTGPDSVAAVGDSITRGFDACAVLTDCPEVSWATGGSEQVDSLAVRLLGPAGAAERSWNYAVTGARMEDLPGQMARAVRRGPELVAVMAGANDACRETTSAMTPVADFRADFRKAMRTLREALPKAQVYVASVPDLKRLWSQGRTNALGKQVWKLGICPSMLGDADALDAAATERRETVRKRVEDYNEVLEEVCAADLRCRSDGGAVHAYRFGTGQLSRWDWFHPSVDGQSRLAEIAYRTVTAKQP, from the coding sequence ATGCAGCAGGCGACGCGGGGACGCAGCCGCCGTTCACGGGCGGCTCTCGCCGTGGTGACGGCCGCCGTGCTGGGCGTGGCGGGCTGCGACGCCGTGGGCGGCGGCTCCCCCGCCCCGTCGGGCACGGCGGCGGAGCGGAGCCGGCCGTCCCCCACGCCGGTGTGGGACACCGGGCCGGACTCGGTCGCCGCCGTCGGGGACTCCATCACGCGGGGCTTCGACGCCTGCGCGGTGCTGACGGACTGTCCCGAGGTGTCCTGGGCTACGGGCGGCAGCGAGCAGGTGGACAGCCTCGCCGTACGGCTGCTGGGGCCGGCGGGCGCGGCCGAGCGGAGCTGGAACTACGCGGTGACCGGGGCCCGGATGGAGGACCTGCCGGGTCAGATGGCACGGGCGGTGCGGCGCGGTCCGGAGCTGGTCGCGGTGATGGCGGGGGCGAACGACGCCTGCCGGGAGACCACCTCGGCGATGACTCCGGTGGCGGACTTCCGTGCCGACTTCCGGAAGGCGATGCGCACGCTGCGGGAGGCGCTGCCGAAGGCCCAGGTGTATGTGGCGAGTGTGCCGGACCTGAAGCGGCTGTGGTCGCAGGGGCGGACGAACGCGCTGGGCAAGCAGGTGTGGAAGCTGGGCATCTGCCCGTCGATGCTGGGCGACGCGGACGCCCTGGACGCGGCGGCGACCGAGCGGCGCGAGACCGTGCGGAAGCGGGTGGAGGACTACAACGAGGTGCTGGAGGAGGTCTGCGCCGCGGACCTCCGCTGCCGCTCCGACGGCGGCGCGGTGCACGCGTACCGGTTCGGCACCGGCCAGCTGAGCCGCTGGGACTGGTTCCACCCCAGTGTCGACGGGCAGTCCAGGCTGGCGGAGATCGCGTACCGGACGGTCACCGCGAAGCAGCCGTGA
- a CDS encoding ATP-binding protein, whose product MNHVTGPQAADISSEYHAEFAVGEHSARHLRRILRLYLVGSGLAVVADAAELALTELVANVVRHVPGRRCRICFLLEQGGVRVEVSDDRPEPPVRGDGDGLGEGGRGLVIVDAVTDRWGVAVRPDGRGKTVWFECRADG is encoded by the coding sequence GTGAATCACGTAACTGGTCCGCAGGCGGCGGACATCTCCAGCGAGTACCACGCCGAGTTCGCCGTGGGGGAGCACTCGGCCCGGCATCTGCGCCGCATCCTGCGGCTGTACCTCGTCGGCTCGGGGCTGGCCGTGGTGGCCGACGCCGCCGAACTGGCGCTCACCGAGCTGGTCGCCAACGTCGTGCGGCACGTGCCCGGCCGGCGCTGTCGCATCTGTTTCCTGCTCGAGCAGGGTGGTGTGCGGGTGGAGGTCTCCGACGACCGTCCGGAACCACCTGTGCGGGGCGACGGTGACGGGCTCGGTGAGGGCGGACGCGGGCTGGTGATCGTGGACGCGGTCACCGACCGGTGGGGGGTCGCCGTGCGGCCCGATGGGCGGGGCAAGACGGTCTGGTTCGAGTGCCGGGCGGACGGGTGA
- a CDS encoding ACP S-malonyltransferase produces the protein MLVLVAPGQGAQTPGFLTEWLDLPGAADRVAAWSDAIGLDLVHYGTKADADAIRDTAVAQPLLVAAGLLSASALGDVAPGAVAGHSVGEITAAAFAGVLDDSAALSLVRKRGLAMADAAAITETGMAALLGGDPEVSVAHLEKLGLTPANINGAGQIVAAGTKEQLAALEADKPEGVRKVVVLKVAGAFHTHHMGPAVDTLAKAAEDVTPGDPKVTYVSNKDGRAVATGAEVLERLVGQVANPVRWDLCMETFKELGVTALLEVCPGGTLTGLAKRALPGVRTLALKTPADLDAARELIAEHTA, from the coding sequence GTGCTCGTACTCGTCGCTCCCGGCCAGGGCGCCCAGACGCCCGGCTTCCTGACTGAATGGCTCGACCTCCCCGGTGCCGCGGACCGCGTCGCCGCGTGGTCCGACGCCATCGGACTCGACCTCGTCCACTACGGCACGAAGGCCGACGCGGACGCGATCCGCGACACGGCCGTCGCCCAGCCGCTGCTGGTCGCGGCCGGACTGCTGTCCGCCTCCGCGCTCGGGGACGTGGCACCCGGTGCCGTCGCCGGTCACAGCGTCGGTGAGATCACCGCCGCCGCGTTCGCGGGCGTCCTCGACGACTCCGCCGCGCTCTCCCTGGTCCGCAAGCGGGGTCTGGCCATGGCCGACGCCGCCGCGATCACCGAGACCGGCATGGCGGCGCTGCTCGGCGGCGACCCCGAGGTCAGCGTGGCGCACCTGGAGAAGCTGGGCCTGACCCCGGCGAACATCAACGGCGCCGGCCAGATCGTCGCGGCCGGCACCAAGGAGCAGCTCGCCGCGCTGGAGGCGGACAAGCCCGAGGGCGTGCGCAAGGTCGTCGTCCTCAAGGTGGCCGGCGCCTTCCACACGCACCACATGGGCCCCGCCGTCGACACCTTGGCGAAGGCCGCCGAGGACGTGACGCCGGGCGACCCGAAGGTCACCTACGTGTCGAACAAGGACGGCAGGGCGGTCGCGACCGGTGCCGAGGTGCTCGAGCGCCTGGTCGGGCAGGTCGCCAACCCGGTGCGCTGGGACCTGTGCATGGAGACCTTCAAGGAGCTCGGCGTCACCGCCCTCCTCGAGGTCTGCCCCGGCGGCACCCTGACCGGCCTCGCCAAGCGCGCCCTGCCCGGTGTGCGGACGCTGGCCCTGAAGACCCCCGCCGACCTCGACGCGGCCCGCGAGCTCATCGCCGAGCACACCGCCTGA
- a CDS encoding helix-turn-helix domain-containing protein: MVNIQSLDPTASPLDYYGWELRRQREAHGLKQGQLGEIIFCTGSLIGQIETTKKVPTRDFSERVDAALGTDGLFSRLIGLVLRSQLPTWFQPYAEMEAKAAYISTFQAQLVYGLLQTEEYARAVLSVEHHSKPDEMVAARMERQRILRRDQPPALWVVLSEAALLLEIGGRDVMRRQLAHLLSFRENPWVNVQILPFSTGQHTGMMGTFNLLRFDDDPDLFYMDGYDQGHMTANPHVIKERSVGYARLQASALSPEDSAALIARVMEERYGDRLQPEERTVA; the protein is encoded by the coding sequence GTGGTCAACATCCAGTCGCTCGACCCCACCGCCTCCCCGCTCGACTACTACGGCTGGGAACTGCGCCGCCAGCGCGAGGCGCACGGCCTCAAGCAGGGGCAGCTCGGCGAGATCATCTTCTGTACGGGGTCGTTGATCGGCCAGATCGAGACCACGAAGAAGGTCCCCACCCGCGACTTCTCCGAGCGCGTGGACGCGGCACTCGGCACGGACGGCCTGTTCTCGCGCCTGATCGGCCTGGTCCTACGAAGCCAACTCCCCACGTGGTTCCAGCCGTACGCGGAGATGGAGGCGAAGGCGGCGTACATCTCCACGTTCCAGGCCCAGTTGGTGTACGGGTTGCTGCAGACGGAGGAGTACGCCCGAGCAGTCCTCAGCGTGGAGCACCACAGCAAGCCCGACGAGATGGTGGCAGCTCGAATGGAGCGACAGCGCATCCTCCGCCGCGATCAGCCGCCCGCCCTCTGGGTTGTCCTGAGCGAGGCCGCGCTGCTGCTTGAGATCGGCGGACGCGACGTCATGCGTCGGCAACTCGCTCATCTGTTGAGCTTCCGGGAGAACCCCTGGGTGAACGTTCAGATCCTGCCGTTCTCCACGGGCCAACACACAGGCATGATGGGGACGTTCAACCTGCTGCGGTTCGACGACGATCCCGACCTGTTCTACATGGACGGCTACGACCAGGGGCACATGACGGCCAATCCACACGTGATCAAGGAGCGCTCGGTCGGTTACGCTCGGCTGCAAGCCTCAGCCCTCTCCCCCGAGGACTCGGCGGCACTGATCGCCCGCGTGATGGAGGAACGCTATGGAGACCGGCTCCAACCTGAGGAACGCACGGTGGCGTAA
- a CDS encoding DUF3145 domain-containing protein — translation MQDDPLSPEVPVTTTRGVLYVHSAPRALCPHVEWAVAGVLGTRVSLDWIRQPAAPGTWRSEFSWQGRAGTGSQLASALRGWQMLRFEVTAEPCPTAEGERYSCTPDLGIFHAVTGIHGDILIPEDRLRAALVRSRTEETNLEAEIARLLGKPWDDELEPFRHAGEGAPVRWLHQVV, via the coding sequence ATGCAAGACGACCCGCTCAGCCCGGAGGTTCCGGTGACGACGACTCGTGGAGTTCTGTACGTGCACTCCGCGCCGCGCGCGTTGTGCCCGCACGTCGAGTGGGCCGTCGCCGGGGTGCTCGGTACGCGTGTCAGCCTGGACTGGATCCGCCAGCCGGCCGCCCCCGGCACCTGGCGCTCGGAGTTCTCCTGGCAGGGCCGGGCAGGAACCGGCTCCCAGCTCGCCTCCGCGCTACGCGGCTGGCAGATGCTCCGCTTCGAGGTCACCGCCGAGCCCTGCCCCACCGCCGAGGGCGAGCGCTACAGCTGCACCCCCGACCTGGGCATCTTCCACGCCGTCACCGGCATCCACGGCGACATCCTCATCCCCGAGGACCGCCTGCGCGCCGCCCTGGTCCGCTCCCGGACCGAGGAGACGAACCTGGAGGCGGAGATCGCCAGACTCCTCGGCAAGCCCTGGGACGACGAGCTCGAACCCTTCCGCCACGCCGGCGAGGGCGCCCCCGTCCGCTGGCTCCACCAGGTCGTCTGA
- the fasR gene encoding fatty acid biosynthesis transcriptional regulator FasR, which yields MPEPETSTPEAAARPAHTHAATLKRLERSSGSLAAQAIARMDETLPWYRAMPPENRSWIGLVAQAGIAAFTEWFRRPDAPQAISTDVFGTAPRELTRAITLRQTVEMVRTTIEVMESAIDEVAAPGDENVLREALLVYAREIAFATAQVYAQAAEARGAWDARLESLVVNAVLSGEADEGAVSRAAALGWNSPAHVCVVLGTAPDGDSELTVEAIRRAARHAKLQVLTGVLGDRLVVIAGGSDNPLGVAKSLIGPYAAGPVVAGPVVPDLLAATRSAQAAAAGLKACSAWQDAPRPVLADDLLPERAIAGDPSAREQLVEEIYRPLEQAGAALLETLSVFLEQASSLEGAARMLFVHPNTVRYRLRRVTDVTGWSPSDVRSAFTLRIALILGRLADGDLQA from the coding sequence GTGCCCGAACCCGAAACCAGTACCCCCGAAGCCGCTGCACGCCCCGCCCATACGCATGCCGCGACGCTGAAGCGGCTGGAGAGGTCGTCCGGCAGTCTCGCCGCGCAGGCGATCGCGCGGATGGACGAGACGCTCCCCTGGTACCGGGCCATGCCCCCGGAGAACCGTTCCTGGATCGGTCTCGTCGCCCAGGCGGGCATCGCCGCCTTCACCGAGTGGTTCCGGCGCCCCGACGCCCCGCAGGCCATCTCCACCGACGTCTTCGGCACCGCGCCGCGCGAGCTGACCCGGGCCATCACGCTGCGCCAGACCGTGGAGATGGTGCGCACCACCATCGAGGTCATGGAGTCCGCCATCGACGAGGTGGCGGCGCCCGGCGACGAGAACGTGCTGCGTGAGGCGCTGCTGGTGTACGCGCGGGAGATCGCCTTCGCCACCGCGCAGGTGTACGCCCAGGCCGCCGAGGCACGCGGTGCCTGGGACGCGCGGCTGGAGTCGCTGGTGGTGAACGCGGTGCTCAGCGGCGAGGCCGACGAGGGGGCGGTGTCACGGGCCGCCGCCCTGGGGTGGAACTCGCCCGCGCATGTGTGCGTGGTGCTGGGGACCGCTCCGGACGGGGACTCCGAGCTGACCGTGGAGGCCATCCGGCGGGCCGCCCGGCACGCCAAGCTCCAGGTGCTGACCGGGGTGCTCGGCGATCGGCTGGTGGTGATCGCGGGCGGCAGCGACAACCCGCTGGGGGTGGCGAAGTCGCTGATCGGGCCGTATGCGGCGGGGCCGGTGGTGGCCGGGCCGGTGGTGCCGGACCTGCTGGCCGCGACCCGGTCCGCGCAGGCCGCCGCCGCCGGGCTCAAGGCGTGCTCCGCCTGGCAGGACGCCCCCCGTCCGGTGCTCGCGGACGACCTGCTGCCGGAGCGGGCGATCGCCGGGGACCCCTCGGCCCGTGAGCAGTTGGTGGAGGAGATCTACAGACCGCTCGAGCAGGCGGGGGCCGCGCTCCTGGAGACGCTCAGTGTCTTTCTGGAGCAGGCGAGCAGCCTGGAGGGCGCGGCGCGGATGCTGTTCGTTCACCCCAACACCGTGCGTTACCGGCTCCGACGTGTGACTGACGTCACCGGATGGTCGCCCTCCGATGTACGCTCTGCGTTCACGCTGAGGATCGCGCTGATCCTGGGGCGTCTGGCCGACGGCGATCTTCAGGCCTAG
- a CDS encoding aldose epimerase family protein — MNELFGTLSDGAPVHRWTLERAGVRVRILSYGGIVQTVEVPDRDGRTGNVVLGFPGLDGYLEHPQPFLGALIGRYANRIAGARFSLEGREYTLAANNGPNSLHGGERGFDKRVWDVVPVEHGLRLSRVSPDGEEGFPGRLEVSVTYTLDERGALGIAYEAVTDAPTHVNLTNHSYWNLAGSGSAAGHELRLAASHYTPSDTDLIPTGRLYDVTGTRFDFREAFKAGRGYDDNFVLDKGVTAAPEPVAELYDPSSGRVLTVATTEPGMQLYTADHLGEPFTPGDGIALETQHFPDTPNRPEFPSTVLRPGEVFRSETVYGFAVR; from the coding sequence ATGAACGAACTCTTCGGCACACTTTCCGACGGCGCGCCGGTGCACCGCTGGACCCTGGAGCGGGCGGGCGTACGGGTGCGGATCCTGTCCTACGGCGGGATCGTGCAGACCGTCGAGGTGCCGGACCGGGACGGCCGGACCGGGAACGTGGTGCTGGGGTTCCCCGGCCTGGACGGCTATCTCGAGCATCCGCAGCCCTTCCTGGGCGCCCTGATCGGCCGTTACGCCAACCGGATCGCGGGCGCCCGCTTCTCCCTGGAGGGGCGGGAGTACACGCTCGCCGCGAACAACGGGCCGAACTCGCTGCACGGCGGTGAGCGGGGCTTCGACAAGCGGGTGTGGGACGTCGTGCCCGTCGAGCACGGTCTGCGCCTCTCCCGGGTCAGCCCGGACGGCGAGGAGGGCTTCCCGGGGCGTCTGGAGGTCTCGGTGACCTACACGCTGGACGAGCGGGGCGCGCTGGGGATCGCCTACGAGGCGGTGACGGACGCGCCGACGCACGTGAACCTGACGAACCACTCGTACTGGAACCTGGCCGGCTCGGGCAGCGCGGCCGGGCACGAACTGCGGCTCGCGGCCTCCCACTACACCCCGTCCGACACCGACCTGATCCCGACCGGCCGGCTCTACGACGTCACGGGCACCCGCTTCGACTTCCGTGAGGCGTTCAAGGCGGGCAGGGGGTACGACGACAACTTCGTGCTCGACAAGGGGGTGACGGCGGCGCCCGAGCCGGTCGCGGAACTGTACGACCCGTCGTCGGGCCGGGTGCTGACGGTGGCGACCACCGAGCCCGGGATGCAGCTGTACACCGCGGACCACCTCGGGGAGCCCTTCACGCCGGGCGACGGCATCGCGCTGGAGACGCAGCACTTCCCCGACACCCCGAACCGTCCGGAGTTCCCGAGCACGGTCCTGCGGCCGGGCGAGGTCTTCCGCTCCGAGACGGTGTACGGCTTCGCCGTGCGCTAG
- a CDS encoding pirin family protein produces the protein MDVRRAHERYQGGDPAAGIETRHAFSFGPHYDPDNLRFGAVIACNEERLGPGAGFGEHPHSHTEIVTWVVEGELTHRDSTGRETVIRPGDVQHLSTASGVRHVERNAGTAPLTFLQMWLAPLAPGGDPRYEVVPGIADSTPYALPEAGAMLHVRRLSAGERTAVPDAAYVYAHVVRGEIRLDGEELGPGDAARLTDTKDAEAVAMSPAAELLLWEMRAP, from the coding sequence ATGGACGTACGGCGCGCGCACGAGCGCTACCAGGGCGGCGACCCGGCGGCCGGCATCGAGACCCGCCACGCCTTCTCCTTCGGGCCCCACTACGACCCGGACAACCTCCGCTTCGGCGCGGTGATCGCCTGCAACGAGGAGCGCCTCGGCCCCGGCGCCGGCTTCGGCGAGCACCCGCACAGCCACACCGAGATCGTGACGTGGGTGGTCGAGGGCGAGCTGACCCACCGCGACTCCACGGGCCGGGAGACGGTGATCCGTCCCGGCGACGTGCAGCACCTGAGCACGGCGTCGGGCGTCCGCCACGTGGAACGCAACGCGGGCACGGCCCCGCTGACCTTCCTCCAGATGTGGCTGGCCCCCCTGGCCCCCGGCGGCGACCCGCGCTACGAGGTGGTCCCCGGCATCGCGGACTCCACCCCGTACGCCCTCCCGGAGGCCGGCGCGATGCTCCACGTGCGCCGACTGTCGGCGGGGGAGCGGACCGCCGTGCCCGACGCCGCGTACGTCTACGCCCACGTGGTCCGCGGGGAGATCCGCCTGGACGGCGAGGAACTGGGCCCGGGCGACGCGGCCCGCCTCACGGACACGAAGGACGCCGAGGCCGTCGCCATGAGCCCGGCGGCGGAGCTGCTGCTGTGGGAGATGCGGGCGCCCTAG
- a CDS encoding pyroglutamyl-peptidase I family protein: MNSLRVRTGVLGLALLTGLAAPTTTATAADTAAAPTVEELRLDGDAPREILRRSGFDDAAPEFALALDRAHSWSQARRAVVREGTGLWRRAVDRAQGRGPEAGDLSRDDDRPLYWARLGMTRELRAWEPGFRLSDRQRALLLDELERTSRGQTGIRYPHGKGVKRVLVTGFDPFTLDRDIRISNPSGAAALALDGTVIETADGPARVEAAVFPVRWRDFAEGTVERALRPHLPEVDLFTTVSQGRVGRFDVERTNGAWRGGFGDNENVGVTGTIPVADPASQPQWTSTTLPYTEIVAADTGRFPVYDNTSVTEIPAGGTESVVRPEGPTPGSTARAGGGGDYLSNEIAYRATLLRDRLGLREELPGGHVHTPVLQFGAGNTTEVTDAQFVRNRVDIIGQVRSIVTAAVSATERTRD, from the coding sequence TTGAACTCGCTACGCGTTCGCACAGGTGTCCTCGGACTCGCCCTGCTCACCGGACTCGCCGCCCCCACCACCACCGCGACCGCCGCCGACACGGCGGCGGCCCCCACCGTCGAGGAGCTCCGGCTGGACGGTGACGCACCGCGGGAGATACTGCGCCGCTCCGGATTCGACGACGCGGCCCCTGAGTTCGCCCTGGCCCTCGACCGCGCGCACTCCTGGTCGCAGGCCCGCCGTGCCGTCGTCCGCGAGGGCACGGGGCTGTGGCGCAGGGCCGTCGACCGGGCGCAGGGACGCGGTCCGGAGGCGGGCGACCTGAGCCGGGACGACGACCGGCCGCTGTACTGGGCGCGGCTCGGCATGACCCGTGAACTGCGCGCCTGGGAACCCGGGTTCCGGCTGAGCGACCGGCAGCGGGCTTTGCTGCTGGACGAGCTGGAGCGGACCTCGCGCGGGCAGACCGGGATCCGGTATCCGCACGGCAAGGGCGTCAAGCGGGTTCTGGTGACCGGCTTCGACCCGTTCACCCTGGACCGGGACATCCGGATCTCCAACCCGTCCGGGGCGGCCGCGCTCGCCCTCGACGGCACGGTGATCGAGACCGCGGACGGTCCGGCCCGCGTCGAGGCGGCCGTCTTCCCGGTCCGCTGGCGGGACTTCGCGGAGGGGACGGTGGAGCGGGCGCTGCGGCCGCATCTGCCGGAGGTCGACCTGTTCACCACGGTGAGCCAGGGCCGGGTGGGGCGCTTCGACGTCGAGCGCACCAACGGGGCCTGGCGGGGCGGCTTCGGCGACAACGAGAACGTCGGCGTGACCGGGACGATCCCGGTCGCCGATCCGGCCTCGCAGCCGCAGTGGACGTCGACCACGCTGCCGTACACGGAGATCGTCGCCGCGGACACCGGCCGGTTCCCGGTGTACGACAACACGAGCGTGACGGAGATCCCGGCGGGCGGCACGGAGTCCGTGGTCCGGCCGGAGGGGCCGACGCCCGGCTCCACGGCCCGCGCCGGGGGCGGCGGGGACTACCTGTCCAACGAGATCGCCTACCGGGCCACGCTGCTGCGCGACCGGCTCGGCCTGCGCGAGGAGCTGCCGGGCGGGCATGTGCACACGCCCGTGCTGCAGTTCGGCGCCGGGAACACCACCGAGGTCACCGACGCCCAGTTCGTGCGGAACCGGGTCGACATCATCGGCCAGGTGCGGTCGATCGTGACCGCGGCGGTCAGTGCGACGGAGCGAACGCGAGACTGA
- the fabF gene encoding beta-ketoacyl-ACP synthase II codes for MSPTNRTVVVTGIGATTPLGGDAASTWEGLVAGRSGVKALEQEWAAEQAVRIAAPVAVEPTEVIPRPQARRLDRSAQFALIAAKEAWADAGFEAKAGEDSSADPDRVGAVIASGIGGVTTLLDQYDVLKEKGVRRVSPHTVPMLMPNGPSANVGLAVGARAGVHTPVSACASGAEAIGYGIEMIRSGRADVVVAGGTEAAIHPLPIAAFGNMMAMSKNNDDPQGASRPYDVARDGFVMGEGAGVVVLESAEHAAARGARVYAEAVGQGISADAHDIVQPEPEGRGISHALQNLLERTDLDPAEIVHVNAHATSTPAGDIAELKALRKVFGDDADHMAVSATKSMTGHLLGGAGGVESVATVLALYHRVAPPTINVENLDPEAEANADVVRGEARKLPVDGRIAALNDSFGFGGHNVVLAFRSV; via the coding sequence ATGAGCCCGACCAATCGCACCGTGGTCGTCACCGGTATCGGCGCAACCACACCGCTGGGTGGCGACGCGGCCTCTACCTGGGAGGGCCTGGTCGCCGGACGTTCCGGTGTCAAGGCCCTGGAGCAGGAGTGGGCCGCCGAGCAGGCGGTCCGTATCGCGGCACCGGTGGCCGTCGAACCCACCGAGGTCATCCCCCGCCCGCAGGCCCGCCGCCTGGACCGCTCGGCGCAGTTCGCGCTGATCGCGGCCAAGGAGGCGTGGGCCGACGCCGGTTTCGAGGCGAAGGCCGGCGAGGACTCGAGCGCCGACCCGGACCGGGTGGGCGCGGTCATCGCCTCCGGCATCGGCGGCGTGACGACCCTGCTGGACCAGTACGACGTGCTGAAGGAGAAGGGCGTACGCCGTGTCTCCCCGCACACCGTCCCCATGCTGATGCCGAACGGCCCCTCGGCCAACGTGGGCCTGGCCGTGGGCGCCCGTGCGGGCGTGCACACCCCGGTCTCGGCCTGCGCCTCGGGCGCGGAGGCCATCGGCTACGGCATCGAGATGATCCGCAGCGGCCGCGCGGACGTCGTCGTCGCGGGCGGCACGGAGGCGGCGATCCACCCGCTGCCGATCGCCGCGTTCGGCAACATGATGGCCATGTCCAAGAACAACGACGACCCGCAGGGCGCGTCGCGTCCCTACGACGTCGCCCGGGACGGCTTCGTCATGGGCGAGGGCGCCGGCGTGGTCGTCCTGGAGTCCGCCGAGCACGCCGCCGCGCGCGGCGCCCGCGTCTACGCGGAGGCGGTCGGCCAGGGCATCTCGGCCGACGCGCACGACATCGTGCAGCCCGAGCCGGAGGGGCGGGGCATCTCGCACGCCCTGCAGAACCTGCTGGAGCGCACGGACCTGGACCCGGCGGAGATCGTGCACGTCAACGCGCACGCGACGTCGACGCCGGCTGGCGACATCGCCGAGCTGAAGGCGCTGCGGAAGGTGTTCGGGGACGACGCCGACCACATGGCGGTCTCCGCGACGAAGTCGATGACCGGGCATCTGCTCGGCGGCGCGGGCGGTGTGGAGTCGGTGGCCACGGTGCTGGCGCTGTACCACCGGGTGGCTCCGCCGACGATCAACGTGGAGAACCTCGACCCCGAGGCCGAGGCGAACGCGGACGTGGTGCGGGGTGAGGCGCGGAAGCTGCCCGTGGACGGGCGGATCGCCGCGCTGAACGACTCGTTCGGGTTCGGTGGACACAACGTGGTGCTGGCGTTCCGGTCCGTGTGA